One genomic window of Helicobacter canis includes the following:
- the purH gene encoding bifunctional phosphoribosylaminoimidazolecarboxamide formyltransferase/IMP cyclohydrolase, which produces MKKALLSVSDKSGIVEFARELTQLGFEILSTGGTLQALLAANIQATEVSSYTQSPELFDGRVKTLHPKIHGGILHRRDNAKDLEQAKAHNIHAIDLVCVNLYPFYETTQRTNDFDEIIENIDIGGPSMVRAAAKAYQSVLVITSPSDYPSIITALKNGQNTLELRQQMMIKAFSHTAHYDVTIANYMNTRFCDGFGERVFISGKKVLQTRYGENPHQKGALYEFDSFYSRNLRILKGEPSFNNFTDIYSALRLASSFGDKKAVSIIKHGNPCGFAMKESLLESYQAALACDSVSAYGGVVAVNGVVDQALAQEMSKTFIEVLVASDITQEALEIFAPKKRMKIFALASAALESTLESTSKKSLESTFAPALALPLDPMDFKHIGGGFVYQQSDHITSDELANATLKSQAIADPSTLQDLHIAYTIAALTKSNCITYVKDSTLIAIGMGMTSRVDAQRAALAKAHDMGLDTTGCAMASEAFFPFRDSVDLAAKAGVRAIIQPGGSLRDEEVINAADEHKIALYFTGVRHFLH; this is translated from the coding sequence GTGGCATTGTAGAATTTGCTAGAGAGCTTACGCAGCTAGGCTTTGAGATTTTATCCACAGGTGGCACGCTACAAGCCCTCCTAGCAGCTAATATACAAGCCACAGAGGTAAGCTCCTATACACAAAGCCCAGAGCTCTTTGATGGCAGGGTCAAAACACTGCACCCTAAAATCCACGGCGGTATTTTGCACCGCAGGGATAACGCCAAAGATTTGGAGCAAGCAAAGGCGCATAATATACACGCCATCGATCTTGTGTGTGTCAATCTCTATCCATTTTATGAAACCACCCAGCGCACTAATGATTTTGATGAGATTATAGAAAATATCGATATAGGTGGTCCTAGTATGGTGCGAGCCGCGGCGAAGGCGTATCAATCTGTGCTAGTCATCACAAGCCCTAGCGATTATCCTAGCATTATCACCGCGCTAAAAAATGGGCAAAATACCCTAGAGCTTAGGCAGCAAATGATGATAAAAGCCTTTAGCCACACCGCCCACTATGATGTAACCATTGCTAATTATATGAATACGCGCTTTTGCGATGGCTTTGGGGAGAGGGTGTTTATCAGCGGGAAAAAGGTGCTGCAAACGCGCTATGGTGAGAACCCCCACCAAAAAGGCGCGTTGTATGAGTTTGATAGCTTTTATAGCCGCAATTTACGCATACTCAAAGGCGAGCCAAGCTTCAATAACTTTACCGATATTTATAGCGCGCTGCGTTTAGCCTCTAGCTTTGGGGATAAAAAGGCAGTAAGTATCATCAAGCACGGCAATCCTTGCGGCTTTGCGATGAAAGAGAGCCTGCTAGAATCCTACCAAGCAGCCCTAGCGTGCGATAGTGTGAGCGCGTATGGTGGCGTGGTAGCAGTAAATGGCGTAGTCGATCAAGCCCTAGCACAAGAGATGAGCAAGACATTCATCGAAGTGCTAGTGGCAAGTGATATTACCCAAGAAGCCCTAGAGATTTTCGCACCAAAAAAGAGAATGAAAATCTTCGCCCTAGCCTCCGCCGCGCTAGAATCCACTTTAGAATCCACCTCCAAAAAATCCCTAGAATCCACTTTTGCCCCAGCCCTAGCCCTGCCACTAGATCCTATGGACTTTAAGCATATTGGCGGAGGCTTTGTCTATCAGCAGAGTGATCACATCACAAGCGATGAGCTAGCAAATGCCACGCTTAAGAGTCAAGCCATAGCAGATCCTAGCACGCTACAAGATCTGCATATCGCCTACACAATCGCCGCACTTACTAAGTCTAATTGCATAACTTATGTCAAAGATAGCACGCTAATTGCCATAGGTATGGGTATGACAAGCAGGGTCGATGCCCAGCGCGCCGCCCTTGCTAAAGCGCACGATATGGGGCTTGACACCACAGGGTGTGCTATGGCAAGTGAAGCATTTTTCCCATTCCGTGATAGTGTGGATCTAGCTGCCAAAGCAGGCGTTAGAGCCATAATCCAGCCCGGCGGTAGCCTGCGTGATGAAGAAGTGATAAACGCGGCAGATGAGCATAAGATCGCGCTTTATTTTACCGGTGTGAGGCATTTCTTGCACTAA
- a CDS encoding threonine/serine exporter family protein — protein sequence MLELYPHIQEVLYATSWHDSLIMEMLVDFVFAFIAGLGFAYGLNPLKRTIFWSALFAGLGYNIRFGLMQLPIVSFVGASFCASLCIGLLAIVVAKRVKAPIEVIVFPSLLPMFPGSYGYKSILSLLTFVQQRDDKARLDYLLLFFDNFTIMFSVSLALVAGVLIVFSIFYEQSFMMTRGLKKLSMRDH from the coding sequence ATGCTAGAGCTTTATCCCCATATCCAAGAAGTGCTGTATGCGACCTCGTGGCACGATTCGCTCATTATGGAAATGCTTGTGGATTTTGTCTTTGCCTTTATCGCGGGGCTTGGCTTTGCTTATGGGCTTAATCCACTCAAGCGCACGATTTTTTGGAGTGCGCTTTTTGCTGGGCTTGGCTACAATATCCGCTTTGGGCTTATGCAGCTGCCCATTGTTAGCTTCGTGGGGGCGAGCTTTTGCGCGAGCTTGTGTATAGGGCTTTTGGCGATCGTGGTGGCAAAGCGCGTCAAAGCTCCCATAGAAGTGATCGTCTTCCCCTCTCTTCTGCCGATGTTTCCGGGAAGCTATGGATATAAAAGTATCTTATCGCTACTCACATTTGTGCAGCAGCGCGATGATAAGGCGCGGCTCGATTATTTGCTGCTCTTTTTTGATAATTTTACGATTATGTTCTCTGTCTCTTTGGCTCTTGTAGCAGGCGTGCTTATTGTATTTTCTATCTTTTATGAGCAGAGCTTTATGATGACAAGAGGGCTTAAAAAGCTCTCAATGCGCGACCACTAA
- a CDS encoding threonine/serine exporter ThrE family protein: protein MSKPHTPKDSSHHSPQPSPPQSHLPQSQKSLQKPPIEEICDFLCAYSSALLQSGAYTARVIKCTNRIGQSFGYEVHLSVFLQYITINIADKKNYNNRRTQVIKNMHLGMDLSLISNLSALSWQIYDENISLQEAKEHFSYICAKKSRSLVLGALLIPLGNATFCKLFDGDFGALLCIFVGTFMGFFMRNFFNKIRLDNRAQLLFASFIVSFVAYIGVWLGLSKTPGVAIGGSILYLIPGALILNAFVDIIHENTLMGISRLINMMVLMMCIAAGVYLTLAITNASVL, encoded by the coding sequence ATGAGCAAGCCCCACACCCCAAAGGACTCTTCCCATCACTCCCCACAGCCCAGCCCACCACAATCCCATCTGCCACAATCCCAAAAATCCCTACAAAAACCCCCGATAGAAGAGATATGCGACTTTCTGTGTGCCTACTCTAGTGCCTTGCTACAAAGCGGAGCCTACACGGCACGCGTGATTAAATGCACCAATAGAATCGGGCAGAGCTTTGGCTATGAAGTGCATTTAAGCGTGTTTTTACAATACATCACAATCAATATCGCTGATAAAAAAAATTACAACAACCGCCGCACACAAGTGATCAAAAATATGCACCTAGGTATGGATCTCTCGCTTATCTCAAACCTTAGCGCACTAAGCTGGCAAATCTATGATGAAAATATCTCCTTGCAAGAAGCAAAGGAGCATTTTTCCTATATCTGCGCGAAAAAATCGCGCTCTTTAGTGCTAGGTGCGCTGCTTATCCCGCTAGGAAATGCGACATTTTGCAAGCTATTTGATGGAGATTTTGGCGCGCTTTTATGTATATTTGTGGGGACTTTTATGGGGTTTTTTATGCGCAATTTCTTTAACAAAATCCGCCTAGACAATCGCGCCCAGCTACTCTTTGCCTCCTTTATCGTCTCATTTGTCGCTTATATTGGCGTGTGGCTAGGACTTAGCAAGACCCCGGGTGTAGCCATTGGCGGCAGTATTTTGTATCTAATCCCGGGTGCGCTGATTTTAAACGCCTTTGTAGATATTATCCACGAAAACACCCTTATGGGTATCAGCCGACTTATCAATATGATGGTGCTTATGATGTGTATCGCAGCAGGCGTGTATCTCACGCTAGCTATCACAAATGCGAGTGTGCTGTGA
- a CDS encoding amidohydrolase family protein — protein MKIIGASVVFVCDREFRIIRDGGVVYEGERIVEVGGYEELVAKYTKSPSDSKILELESTFLNNAEKIQSIASLEKVDSSCEAMDCHADFQSARNDRKNAANKKVDSRNAQNLHKQADSTFLSSRDFRKEVVAIHKGAKADSRACGKKADSKEKMDCHATATQWLAMTENNAISENAVFLENKRSGASVSSQVSLEKVDSRENAESLNTPQNAKAENVFDSEPQAEGFCDDFAGCARRAVGEGIYLSGNEQAHRAESTKSAEKPTPTLETEFFSGCVLLPALINAHIHFEFSSNSTSFAYGSFEGWLASVMSKRDSVLADMPTAIESTIDEQLDSGVGSVGAISSYGADMQALAKSALKVVYFSEAIGANPAALDTLLADVKARFYAAKKLSSRSFFPALALHAPYSVHSVLAKHIIAFAKEAFSKQALESTRPAHTINNPINNPCEMSCTLSAHFLESNAERVWLESKDRASAPKGWFYDFYTQVLKIPSPAPYYTPQEFMELFSSMRTSFVHCTALHPLESTFLAQQGHSLITCPRSNRLLNGSMLDLKKLDSSLVENLGIGSDGASSNANTNMLDELRAGLFGMDYDLPRLARLLLLAATRGNAKALGLANGTLESGKSADMAVFEIKGIKDSTQPEVHFILLADKVRRLLINGEQVR, from the coding sequence ATGAAAATCATTGGCGCGAGTGTGGTGTTTGTCTGCGATAGGGAGTTTCGCATTATCCGTGATGGGGGCGTGGTGTATGAGGGGGAGAGGATTGTGGAGGTAGGGGGGTATGAAGAGCTAGTAGCAAAATACACAAAAAGCCCAAGCGATTCTAAGATTTTGGAGCTAGAATCCACTTTTTTAAACAATGCTGAAAAAATACAAAGCATAGCTTCTTTAGAAAAAGTGGATTCTAGTTGTGAAGCTATGGATTGCCACGCGGATTTTCAATCCGCTCGCAATGACAGAAAAAACGCCGCTAATAAAAAAGTGGATTCTAGGAACGCGCAAAATCTACATAAGCAAGCCGACTCTACCTTTTTGTCATCGCGAGACTTCCGCAAGGAAGTCGTGGCGATCCATAAAGGCGCGAAAGCGGATTCTAGGGCGTGTGGTAAAAAAGCGGATTCTAAAGAAAAAATGGATTGCCACGCCACTGCTACGCAGTGGCTCGCAATGACAGAAAACAACGCCATTAGTGAAAACGCAGTTTTTTTAGAAAACAAGCGAAGCGGTGCGAGCGTGAGCTCGCAGGTTTCTTTAGAAAAAGTGGATTCTAGGGAAAATGCCGAAAGTTTAAACACGCCGCAGAACGCAAAGGCTGAAAATGTGTTTGATAGCGAGCCGCAGGCGGAAGGTTTTTGCGATGATTTTGCGGGTTGCGCGCGGCGAGCGGTGGGCGAAGGGATTTACCTAAGCGGTAATGAGCAAGCCCACCGCGCAGAATCCACAAAAAGCGCAGAAAAGCCAACGCCAACATTAGAAACAGAGTTTTTTAGCGGTTGCGTCTTGCTCCCTGCTCTCATCAACGCCCACATTCATTTTGAGTTTAGTAGCAATTCTACAAGCTTTGCGTATGGGAGCTTTGAGGGTTGGCTAGCAAGCGTGATGAGTAAGCGCGATAGTGTGCTAGCTGATATGCCCACCGCCATAGAATCCACCATAGATGAGCAGCTAGACTCTGGTGTGGGGAGTGTGGGGGCGATCTCTAGCTATGGAGCAGATATGCAAGCATTAGCCAAAAGCGCGCTAAAGGTGGTGTATTTTAGCGAAGCCATTGGGGCAAATCCTGCTGCGCTTGATACCTTGCTAGCAGATGTGAAAGCACGATTCTATGCGGCTAAAAAGCTCTCTTCTAGGAGCTTTTTTCCGGCTCTTGCTCTGCACGCGCCCTATTCTGTGCATAGCGTGCTAGCAAAGCATATCATCGCCTTTGCTAAAGAGGCTTTTTCTAAGCAAGCTTTAGAATCCACGCGCCCTGCCCATACTATCAATAATCCTATCAATAATCCTTGCGAGATGTCTTGCACGCTTAGTGCGCATTTTTTAGAATCTAATGCCGAGCGAGTTTGGCTAGAGTCCAAAGATCGCGCCAGCGCGCCTAAGGGGTGGTTTTATGACTTTTATACACAAGTGTTAAAGATCCCTAGCCCAGCCCCCTACTACACGCCGCAGGAGTTTATGGAGCTTTTTTCATCTATGCGCACATCTTTTGTGCATTGCACCGCCTTGCACCCCCTAGAATCCACTTTTTTAGCGCAGCAGGGGCACTCTCTCATCACCTGCCCGAGATCTAATCGCCTGCTTAATGGCTCTATGCTTGATCTAAAAAAGCTGGATTCTAGCCTAGTGGAGAATCTTGGCATAGGCAGTGATGGCGCAAGCTCTAATGCCAATACCAATATGCTTGATGAATTGCGTGCGGGGCTTTTTGGTATGGATTATGATCTGCCGAGGCTTGCGCGTTTGCTGCTGCTTGCTGCCACAAGGGGCAATGCCAAAGCCCTAGGACTTGCGAATGGCACACTAGAGAGTGGAAAAAGCGCGGATATGGCGGTGTTTGAGATTAAGGGTATCAAGGATTCTACCCAGCCAGAAGTGCATTTTATCCTGCTAGCAGACAAGGTGCGTAGGCTGCTTATCAATGGCGAGCAAGTGCGCTAA
- a CDS encoding DEAD/DEAH box helicase produces the protein MQQSQEPQEQNFSDLGLKRSVLRGIELAGFSVPSPIQAEAIPAILQGGDLIAQAQTGTGKTAAFVLPILHNLRNNGEVEALVITPTRELAMQISDEAFKLGKFCRTRTICVYGGQNIKHQISFLDKNPQMMIATPGRLLDHLKNNRLRNFAPRIVVLDESDEMLDMGFLDDIEEIFSYLPSEIQVLLFSATMPKPIQELADKILLNPTKIKITPTEVANTDITQRYYVINDNERNEAIIRLLDTQTPTRSIIFTRTKKEADTLNTFLNAQGYASVALHGDLDQRTRRAAITEFKNKSVQILVATDVASRGLDISDVSHVFNYHIPLNPESYIHRIGRTGRAGKKGVAITLVSPLEYKELQRIQEDVGSKLELFELPVNIAKKLDDLLATKISQEAIDTYNQLSSQAEPAQLCLKLLTHYLEHKRTSLPMMESPARVHRTTKSHNKSRKSR, from the coding sequence ATGCAGCAATCACAAGAACCACAAGAACAAAACTTTAGTGATTTGGGGCTTAAACGCTCCGTATTAAGAGGTATAGAGTTAGCGGGATTTAGCGTGCCAAGCCCGATCCAAGCAGAAGCGATCCCGGCGATTTTGCAAGGAGGCGATCTCATCGCCCAAGCCCAAACAGGCACGGGCAAAACTGCCGCCTTTGTCCTGCCTATCTTGCACAATCTCCGCAACAATGGCGAAGTAGAAGCCCTTGTCATCACGCCTACAAGAGAGCTTGCTATGCAAATTAGCGATGAGGCATTCAAGCTTGGTAAATTCTGCCGCACGCGCACGATTTGTGTCTATGGTGGGCAAAATATCAAGCACCAAATTAGCTTTTTAGACAAAAATCCGCAGATGATGATCGCTACTCCGGGCAGACTACTAGATCATTTGAAAAACAACCGCCTGCGCAATTTCGCGCCGCGCATTGTCGTGCTTGATGAGAGCGATGAAATGCTTGATATGGGATTTTTGGACGATATTGAAGAGATCTTTAGCTATCTGCCAAGTGAGATTCAAGTGCTGCTGTTTTCAGCGACTATGCCAAAGCCTATCCAAGAGCTTGCGGATAAAATCTTGCTAAACCCCACCAAAATCAAAATCACCCCCACAGAAGTCGCCAACACCGATATTACGCAACGCTACTATGTCATCAATGATAATGAGCGCAATGAAGCCATTATCCGCTTGCTTGATACCCAAACCCCCACGCGCTCTATCATCTTTACTCGCACCAAAAAAGAAGCCGACACGCTAAACACTTTCCTTAACGCGCAGGGCTATGCATCTGTGGCATTGCACGGGGATTTAGACCAGCGCACAAGACGCGCGGCGATCACGGAGTTTAAGAATAAAAGCGTGCAGATCCTAGTCGCTACTGATGTGGCAAGTCGCGGGCTTGATATTAGCGATGTGAGCCATGTATTTAACTACCATATCCCGCTCAATCCAGAAAGCTATATCCACCGCATAGGGCGCACAGGACGCGCGGGGAAAAAGGGCGTGGCGATCACGCTTGTAAGCCCACTAGAGTATAAAGAGCTGCAAAGAATCCAAGAAGATGTCGGCAGCAAGCTAGAGCTATTTGAGCTGCCTGTAAATATTGCTAAAAAGCTTGATGACTTGCTAGCGACTAAGATTTCACAAGAAGCCATAGATACTTATAATCAGCTAAGTAGCCAAGCCGAGCCAGCCCAGCTGTGTTTAAAGCTTTTGACACATTACTTAGAGCATAAGCGCACAAGTTTGCCGATGATGGAATCACCCGCGCGAGTGCATCGCACGACTAAATCCCATAACAAATCAAGGAAATCACGATGA
- a CDS encoding branched-chain amino acid transaminase, whose translation MKESSYIWKNGELIAWKDATTHVLSHTLHYGNAAFEGTRAYMTPKGLAIFRLREHCARLLRSCKILRLHCPYTLEELEAAHIALLKANRADFSGNVYIRPLVYLGYGVMGVAHINAPVETIIAAWEWGAYLGEDGINNGIKVKTSSFARNPIRSTMGKAKAAANYLNSQMAKYEALACGCDEALLLDEQGFVAEGSGECIFIVRDGKLITPPHDYTLESITQATTIELAKDLGLEVLERHITRDELYVADEAFFTGTAAEITPIREVDFYPIGSGGAGQITKALQAEFHALVNAQKDQNPKYASYLTFID comes from the coding sequence ATGAAAGAATCAAGCTATATTTGGAAAAATGGCGAGCTTATCGCGTGGAAAGATGCCACCACGCATGTCTTAAGCCATACACTGCATTATGGCAACGCTGCCTTTGAAGGCACAAGGGCATATATGACACCTAAGGGCTTGGCGATTTTCCGCCTAAGAGAGCATTGCGCTAGGCTGCTACGATCGTGCAAGATTTTGCGCCTACATTGCCCTTATACACTAGAGGAGCTAGAAGCTGCACATATCGCGCTGCTTAAAGCAAATCGCGCGGACTTTTCTGGCAATGTTTATATCCGCCCGCTTGTGTATTTGGGCTATGGCGTTATGGGCGTGGCGCATATCAACGCCCCTGTGGAGACAATTATCGCGGCGTGGGAGTGGGGCGCGTATCTTGGCGAAGATGGCATAAATAATGGCATAAAGGTCAAAACCAGCTCCTTTGCGCGTAATCCTATCCGCTCCACTATGGGCAAAGCAAAGGCTGCTGCAAACTATCTCAACTCCCAAATGGCAAAATACGAAGCTTTGGCGTGCGGCTGTGATGAGGCATTGCTGCTTGATGAGCAGGGCTTTGTAGCAGAGGGAAGCGGGGAGTGTATATTTATCGTGCGAGATGGCAAGCTTATCACCCCACCGCACGACTATACACTAGAATCTATCACACAGGCTACGACTATCGAGCTTGCCAAAGATCTGGGGCTAGAGGTGCTAGAGCGGCATATCACGCGCGATGAGCTTTATGTGGCTGATGAGGCATTTTTCACCGGGACGGCTGCGGAGATCACGCCCATTAGAGAGGTGGATTTTTATCCAATCGGCTCTGGTGGAGCTGGGCAGATCACCAAAGCTCTGCAAGCAGAATTTCACGCGCTAGTCAATGCGCAAAAAGACCAGAATCCAAAATATGCTAGCTATCTAACTTTCATTGATTAA